The Halobacillus ihumii genomic sequence TTGCCGTTACAATCTTTAAGGCCTGTGAATTGCATGATTTCAAAGTCAGACATTCTTAATTGTTTGTATCCTGCATATTCAAAGTAAGCACCTATTACCTTTGTTTCAAAATTGATACTTTCTACTGCATTACTGCATAACAATTTATTTGTCGGCTTATACCAAGCTCGGAATTTAATTGGTCTCATAATCATCAACCTCACTTTCCAACTCATACCGCCGACCTTCCTCGGGTTCAGGTTCTAAGTGCTGCTTCATCTCGTGAATAGTGTCTCTGCAAAACCAGTAGATTTCGTTATCATTAGTTGCATCGGATATTATGCATAAAATTCTGTTCGCTCGTTCGACTGCCTTCTCATGACGTTCAATAAGATCATGCTGTTGTTTCGATAAATCAATTAGAAATTTGAAGTCGTCAATATCTAAATCGATCCTATCGTAAATACCGTGACCCTCTTGGTGCATAGACTTAAACATTGATTCCCATAATTCATCCACTCGCTTCATATCACTCATAAACATCCTCCAATTCATGAATAGCCTTCCTGACCTGATCAACAGTCAATCCCATTCCTTTTGCTTTTTCCATGAGCTTGATCCAATCATGAATTTCCTTCATGTAGGTTTCACCTTCCATCCTCTTCGCTTTTTAGCATTCAGTTCATCTTTCCTTAAGGGTTCATACACATGGACAGCTTGACCGTCCTCAAACCGAAACAGCAGGTACCATTTCGGCTTACGTTTTCTTTTCGCCATGTGATTCCACCTCGCTGATCTCAATTTCTACACGTGGCTTTTCGCTGTACCATTTACTAATAGTGAGATCGACTACCTGGCTATCATCTTTCCAGATCACTTTATTAAGAGCATCTTTGATTCCTTTAACATAATTATCGACATCGGGCTTGGTGATCGGTCTGTATAATCCCGCTTCCGCTTCATTCGTTCGTTTCTTGGAGAAACTTTTGAGCAGTGGCTTATACACTTTTACCCTAACGACTAACGGGCCTTCCAATAGATTATTAGGAGCATGTTGTGAAGCTACTAACTGAACATACCGCTTAAAATCCTTTGACTTCTTAGGATCGTATAAGATGGTCTTTCCGGTTGGTGACTTCCCAGCTCTAGGTCTGCCCTGGGCGACCGTTTCGCCCAGAACAGTGAAATTAATATCCATTGGCTTGCCTTTCGAAGTTCGTTGCATTCTTCTGCTTATAAGCCTCCATGATCTGATCCGATGTAAATCCAAGCTTTGCACCTAATGCTGTTACATGACTGATCACGGTCTGGAACATATTGAATTTATCCTTACCATATCCAAGCTGTGAAGCAGAGTTGAATATATCCCGGAAGAATTCCAACACAGTTTTATCATTAACCTGGACGATCTCAATTTCTTTAATTCCTAACTCCAAACCTACTGATGCAACAAAGTGAACAACGTCAATGAATTCTTCCAGGAGTGGGTTTTTATATTGCTTGTCCTCATCATTCATCGTTGGATGCACCAATACTTTGGTGTTTGGTCGCTGGTCCACCTTCCAGAACTTAAAGCATTTGTGCTCCTGGGCCATTTCTGCTAATTCGACTTGTAATGCTACGACCTTTTTAAGGAGACGATCTTCCCCTTCTTTACGTGGATGATTTTCTTCAATATTGGCATCCAGTTTCTGTTGATTCTTGAATATAAGCTGCCAATTCATTGACCCGCCTCCTTACATCGAATGTTGATATGAATTTCTTCAAGTTCAGTGAGGGTCATATCTTCCGTTTTCTTACCTAGAAAATCCTCAACATAACCCTTTTCCGCTAATTCCTGAATGAGATAGTTTTTCCGTTCATCAACCGCTCTGGATAGTATCATTCATGCACCTCCATTTTGGTGAATCGCTTCACACCTGATGGATGATCGTTCATGAACTCTTGTAAAGGCCTTACCCAACTGATTTCATCTTTGAAAGATTTATAGATTACGAGCTCTTCTTGTGTCTCATGATGAAGAGCAAGCCCCTGAACCATATATGTGTTTCCTTTAAAATGCTTGTAGAATTCACCTTTTTTAGGTCTCATCGACAACCTCCTAAAACCATTTATTATCATCGCTGTTCAAATCAACTTCCAACGCTCTGGCTACAGCTAACTTTCTTTTCAATTCGTCATATGTGAGTCCTTCGGTGTCGTTAAATCCTAATTTGTTGAGTTGCTCTATGATGTGGGCTGTTTTGTACTCCTGTTCATAGATCATGGCAACCTCCTAAATGTATCTGCATCCGAATTTTCGTTTAATCTTTCCTTTTCTTCCGAGATGGAACAGTGCTAAGAATATTTCATCAGCTGGACGTTTCTGTTTCCATGCGATCTGTTCCAGCTCCACACCATCGTTCCAATCGTCCTGGATCTCTTTCAGCTGCTTTTCTGGATAGCCGAATTCTAATTCCTCCAAGATGATTACGTTATTGCCTGTTTTCGGTAGGTAAGTGTTTTTAGCGATGGTGTTCATTCTTCAATCGTCCATTTGCCTTCAATCAATTCATGTAAGCAAAGGTTATCGCTAGATAGTTCCTTAAATTGGCCTGTGTCTAACGAGTGCTCAAATCTATATCTCAATTCATCGTTATGATGGTATGTGACTGTTTTCTTTTTACTATGAGCTATCATTGCTTCACCGAATGATACATATTTAGGTTGGATGCGCCACCTTTCATTTAGATAAACTTTGTTCATCCTTCTGGAATGTTCATTCTTGCGAAACTTATCACCTGATGGTGCGAATCTTAAGTCACCTGTTTGAGGAGCCCATTCAACCAAATCTCCTGATTCACTTTCCGCTATTTGACCTATCTTTAACCGATCAATAATCTGCCCTGTCGTTAGCCATTCACTCATTCACACGTCCTCCAATCCGAAACGCTGTTCGCTCGGTGTATCTAATGTTAGGAATGTTTTGAGTACCTTTTTTTCACTACCAGCGAAATTATCACTAACGAATGCATGCTCCCCCTCAACAGATACCACTTCCAGCAATCCCTTATGATACTCGTGAGTAACGATATCGTATGGCTTAATCTGTCCTGGTTCCCGATCAATAGCCTTCCAGCGTCTACGCTCTTTCTCTTGTGCGATTTCTTGGGGTGTGGCTTTGCGGAATGCTCCGATATAACCGCCCATTCCATTATCGGCGTGTAGACCATCTTCGACTAATTTAGTAACTTTTCCGATGTCCGCCTTGAATATTTTTTCAGCAAGCCCATGTACAACCCAATCCCCCACCTTGAAAGGTTCCTCTACGGTGTACCATCCGCATAAGAGTAAAGCGAATTGTTCAGGGGTGAAGTTGTTTAACGATTTAAAAGCACCCACCCATTCTGTCTCAGGATTTATAAAGTCTATAAACAACAGGTCATAACTGTTGAATAAATCTAACGCTCCTGATTGCTCTTTCGTAATCACCAATTTATCAGTCATACAGATGCAGCCTCCTTTTGATCGAGATACTCTTGTATTCTTGCTCGTACTTTTTTTGATTCTTCTTGAGCAATCTGTCTGCATACTTCGTTTGGACAAGGCATAACGTATATTACAGACTGATCGTAGTCGTAATATCCGCCTCTTCCGTGGCATATATCGCACATATTAAAACGCCTCCTGTCTTCTGTAGTCGTCGCCCTGCAATCGAATTCCAGTAGCGCCATTCATCATTCTGGAGATAATGCGAGGGCCATTATTGCCGTACTTTTCTTGGAGATCACGTTCTGAATAATTCGTGGTGCAGATCGTTGCTTTATTCAATCTCATATCAAACACCTTAAACAGCACATCTGATGCCCACGTTTCATGTCCAGTATCGTTCGTCTTCACGTACTCTGATCCAATGTCATCTAAGACGAGAAGATCTAAATCGGCTGCCATTTCGAAGATTCGTTCCTCTGATACATTGGAATGCTTGTTGTATGAAGCTTTGATATGATCTAGGAAGTCTGTAACCTTGATGTATAAAACTTTCTTCTGTTGACTGCGAACAGCTTTAGCGATCGCATATGATAAATGACTTTTGCCTAGACCAGGGTCCCCACTGAATACAAGTGACTGACTCGGCTTTTCTTCAAATTCCTTAACAAATTTAATCGCTGTTTGCTTTGCTTTGATCTGAGAATCATGTTTAGGAACATACGAATTTACAGAAGCCCTTTTGAGGTCATCAGAAACTTTCTCGAAACTGGCGATAAAGTTATTCGCTTTACTTTGTTCCAATTCTTCAAGATAAGGAAGTTTCAAATTTTTCTTTAGCTCATCATCCGCACATTTTTTACAGGCTCCCATTGGCCCCCTGGGAGTTTCATAGATTTTATAGAGAGACCCGCATGTTTCACATTCCTTCTCCCCTACTTCTTGCAACACCTTACCGGCGATTTCCTTAAATGATTTCACTACTGGACCTCCTAAAAGGCATCGGCATCGGGGTCATATCCATTTTGTGACTTTCCTTTACTACCTTTTGCCTGATCTACTTCTGCAGCAGTCAATAAAGATTCGTTTTCCCAATTCCTCAGAATGCCTTCAACATAATTTAAGCGACGTTTATTGTTTGCACATGCAATTTCTAATGCTTTTATAATCATTTCTTTTGGATATTGAAAATTAGAATCATCCAACCACGACAACAACTGATGTTTTGCATTTGTATTATTCAGGCCAAATCCATTTACGTCCCAGAACTGAATAACATCAGCAACGTCTTGTTCTTGTAGTTGTTCTTTCTCTTTATCTATATCTAATTCTCTTTCTAGTTCTTGTTCTTCTTCTGGTGCGTTACCTTGAGTTACATGTAACGTTACATCGTCTTTTGGTTGTTCTAGCTTCTTTTTTTGACGATGTTTGGCTACTCTTTTACGGTTCTGTTCGCGTATTTTTTCTAATCCAGCAATGTTCTGATGCTTCTCCCAATTGGTTATTCGGATAAACGATTTATCGTCAATGTGAATCATTCCGAACTGTTGGAATGTGTCCAGCGCCATTCTTACTGTATTTATTGGGCGGTTGAAGATCGTTGCCAGCATTTCATCGCTGTAAGGTATCCGTTCACTTAAGAAGATGTATCCGCTGGCATTGACCTTTCCTGCTTGAGCAATTAACTTGATCCAGATTACTAGAAGAGTGTCTGCATCTGGCATCTGTTCAATCAGCTTGATCTTTTCATCCTCGAACATGTGTGTATTCAGCTTTATCCACTTTACTTCGCTCACATGATCCCCTTTCTTTCATTTTCATGCATAAAGCTTGTCCTTTTTGATATAATAGGAATATAAAGTATTTTCTCAGGAGAGCTTTTAGGTGCTGGTGACCCCTAGGCTTTTTTTATTTCATTCAGCATTTTATCCGCCACTCTGATTGCATCTTCCAAACTATCAGTGAGAGATAGATATTGTGGCATAGTCAGAGATTTCAACCCGTGACAGTTCTTATAATGGTTTAACTTAGCCTTTAAATTAGTGTGAAAGGCTGTATTGTAAGCTGTTCTGAACTCGCCCCATGCTTTGGCAAAAGTTAGTCCTTCTTGCTGGGCGTACCTCTTCACCATCCCATTCAACCGCTGCTGTAGATCTCCGATAGCATCAATCCGGTCAATGTTATCCAAACGATGTGTGATGACCTTATTCTCTTTCTTAAGCTGCTCCTGATCTTCCCTTACTTGCTTCAAGGATTGAGCTTGCATGATAATCAAATCTTCAATGGATTGTGGTTGCTGTTTACGATGTTTCTTTTCTACCTCAATGAAGTATTTGCGAATGGCCCGTCCCAGTTCATTGTTTTCTACCATAGCAATTTCTTTTCCAGTATCCAGGGTTAGAAGGTAATCAATCTTCGGTCTTCCATATTCACTTTTCACCGAAATTGGGGAAAAGTCTTCACCTTCAATGAATCCGTAATTTTCAATGCGATTCTTTATCCAAGTAGAAAAGTCTTTACCTACCATCATCTGATCATGCAATTCTCTGGCATTCACAAATTTTTCTTGGTATTCATTTTCATAAACAGGAAGCATTTCATTAGCGATCATCTTCATTTGATTCATTCCCTGCCTCCTCCTTTAATTTGATAATGGCCTTTCTTCCAGTGATCTTAGATAGATACCATCCTGGATAGTTATGTTTCACGTAAGCTGCTATATAACGCTTGAATAACTTCCCTCGGTTCTTAGATCCTTCTGTCATCCATTCATAATGATGAGGAATGGCAACCTCTCTTCTGGTCAACTTCATTTGATTACCTTCTTTACTGTGGTAAAATGGAGATAATCTTATTCGATAAAGTCTCCAATAAATATACGGAGGTCTTTTTCGTCCAATCGACCGGCAATTTCATCTGCGACTTCTTTACACTGAGTTACGCCTTCGGAAGCTATTAACTCTGTATGGATCGTTTTGAAATTGCCTTTTTCTAATGGGATGCAAAAATCAACCTCATAAAACACACATGCTTCACCTACCTTCTGATGTGTGAACACATCGTTGAGACCAGGAACGCCGGACTAATTCAGCATTCTTGTGAATGGGTAAGGTCGCCATTCCTAGCCTCAACGACAGGTTCACCACGCCTGTCGCAGTATTGATTGAAACAAGTCATCAATGGTATAATATTTTTACTAGATACTCGCCGTCTAAGAGTTGGAGCTCTTGGCGGTATTTTTTTGATTAAATTTCATATTGTACACTTCCTATAAATTCACCAGCTGATGATATAAAAAAGATACAGACCCGATTAAGCAGATATAGATTTTCACATTTTGCCAATCAATCTTCATATCTTCACCTCTACAGATGCTGTATAAATGCCATGAGCATTGAGTTTATATTCCGCTAATTTTTCTAAGCGCTTACGATCTTCAATGATTTTTTTGTTTCTTAACTCGATTAACGTATTCGCTGTGTTTATCATGTCGCTGGCGATCTTCTTTGTATTCTCCATATCTCCTTGTGTAAAAGCCTCATTCAGCTTATCCGATAATTTCCAGAAACACTTGGTTTCCCTGACTGCTTGACTCACATCGCTAACAAGATAATTATCTAAGTTATTCACTTGTTTAAGCCTCCCTCAAGGTCTTTTGTTTTTCGAGCCATTCATATAAATCCTTTTCAAACACTCGCCTAAATACTCTAGATTTGGATTTATTAATTTCAAATGCAGGGAAGTCTTTCCAAGACATGATTTCCCTGGCATGATCCTCTCCGCATTGAAGAATTTCAGCAACTTCACTCGGTTTTAAAATTTTCATTTTTTCACCTCTTGTTTACTTATAGTGAACAAATTGATTAAAAAAATTCTTGAACAGAACAATCTAACTTTTCCGCTATGCGTGTTAGAAAGTTAATGGACGGATTTACATGACCGCCTTCTATTTGTGAAATGTAGGAACGGCTTGAATTAAGGGATTCAGCTAATTGTGATTGAGACATGCCCTTAGCTTTTCTAAGTTCTTTCAATCGGTGACCCTTCATGGTGATGACCTCCTTTTGTTTGTTATTTGTAAACTTTATAATTTTATACTACACTATTGTTTGTTATATGTAAACATTGTATCAAGAAAAAATTTCATGTTTTTTGTAGTTCTCGTTAAGTAATATTATAATTGTAAGGGTAAATTTACGTGGGAGGGTGGAAAGTAATGGAATTAGATGAAAAGATTGGTCAAAGATTAAAAAAGGAAAGGAAGAAAAAAGGATACACACTTAGAGAGGCAGGTAATCGACTGGGTAAAAGTCACTCATACATGAGTCAGATAGAGAATGGAAAGATTCCTAGCTTACAGACATTAGAAAAATTATGTGCGTTTTACGATATAGAGTTATCATCCTTGTTTGGCAAAGAAGCAGAGAAACCAGAGGGATTAGACGTAGAGTGGATCGCATTCAATGAAGAGTTAAAGAAAGAGAAGATCACACCACAAGAAGCTAGAGAGTATATAGAGATAGTTAAAACATTAAGAAAATTAAATAAAAATGAGTAAATTGTCGTAAAATGTCGCTATTTTTAACCCCCTCGATTTCAAAATATTATAGAAATTGTAAGTACAAAGATGTATAATTAAAGCATGTTACGAACAAGCGTTCTTACATCAAGGGGGTACATAGAGAAATGTTCATTTATACTGAGCTACTGGAAAAAGGTGTTACTATCAAGGATGGAGATATGGTGTATATTGGGGTGAGGGAGGAATGATTTCCTCTCTTTTTCTTATGGAGGTGACATTATGAAAGGGTCAATAAAAAAGCGCGGGACAACCTACTCTATCCGTGTAGATGCTGGAACAGATGCAAATGGAAAACGTAAACAGATCAGGCGTAGTGGTTTTAAGACGAAGAAAGCAGCACAAGAGAAAATAAACGAATTGCTTTACGATCTTCAAAGTGGGAAACAACTCTTTAAAGAGGACATCACTATCCAGGAGCTGTTTGCTAAATACGACCGGATCATTTTGAGCCAGTCTAATACCCGAACAATGGAAGCATATCGTGAAGGGTACAAACGGTTCATGAAGTATTTGAAGCAGGATACCTTAACTCATATTAAACCGTATCATTTACAGGAAGCATACAGTGAAATGTTAGATGAATATAGTATCCACTCTCATAACAACTCAGTAACAATTATTTCACATTTATTTGAGTTCGCCGTTGACAATGAATTTATTCAGAAGGATCCCCACAAAAAGATCAAAATGAAGAAAGTGCCAAAAACTGAAATAGATGTATGGACTGAGGAAGATATAAATAAGTTTATGAACATTTGTCATGATGATTTATATTCACGCACCATGTTTGCTCTAACGCTTCACACAGGTATGAGGAAAGGTGAAGTACGTGGACTGATGTGGGATGACATCGATTTATCAGAAAAGGTTATTCATATAAAAAGGCAACTTGCACCAGCTAAATCACAGTTTAATGAATGGATACCACCAAAAAGTGAGTCCTCCAGGCGACCAATATATATTTCAAACTACCTGGTAAACTTACTCAAGAAATACAAAAAACATGCCTGGCATCCTAATATCAGTAATGGGGTATTTTCGAATGAAAGGGGAACAGCTATAGCCACTAAAACGATGAGCGATCGCTTGGATAGATATGCTTTTTGTGCAGGAATAAAACGGATCAGGTATCATGATTTAAGGC encodes the following:
- a CDS encoding phage replisome organizer N-terminal domain-containing protein, yielding MSEVKWIKLNTHMFEDEKIKLIEQMPDADTLLVIWIKLIAQAGKVNASGYIFLSERIPYSDEMLATIFNRPINTVRMALDTFQQFGMIHIDDKSFIRITNWEKHQNIAGLEKIREQNRKRVAKHRQKKKLEQPKDDVTLHVTQGNAPEEEQELERELDIDKEKEQLQEQDVADVIQFWDVNGFGLNNTNAKHQLLSWLDDSNFQYPKEMIIKALEIACANNKRRLNYVEGILRNWENESLLTAAEVDQAKGSKGKSQNGYDPDADAF
- a CDS encoding YopX family protein; translated protein: MSWKVRLMIMRPIKFRAWYKPTNKLLCSNAVESINFETKVIGAYFEYAGYKQLRMSDFEIMQFTGLKDCNGKEIYEGDIVSYESVYIDPIIGGTQIKKVMFSSGEFHPEGVSGWGHSGTVKVIGNIYENPELMEHE
- a CDS encoding RusA family crossover junction endodeoxyribonuclease produces the protein MDINFTVLGETVAQGRPRAGKSPTGKTILYDPKKSKDFKRYVQLVASQHAPNNLLEGPLVVRVKVYKPLLKSFSKKRTNEAEAGLYRPITKPDVDNYVKGIKDALNKVIWKDDSQVVDLTISKWYSEKPRVEIEISEVESHGEKKT
- a CDS encoding Fur-regulated basic protein FbpA, yielding MILSRAVDERKNYLIQELAEKGYVEDFLGKKTEDMTLTELEEIHINIRCKEAGQ
- a CDS encoding helix-turn-helix domain-containing protein, encoding MKGHRLKELRKAKGMSQSQLAESLNSSRSYISQIEGGHVNPSINFLTRIAEKLDCSVQEFF
- a CDS encoding dUTP diphosphatase, with the translated sequence MNWQLIFKNQQKLDANIEENHPRKEGEDRLLKKVVALQVELAEMAQEHKCFKFWKVDQRPNTKVLVHPTMNDEDKQYKNPLLEEFIDVVHFVASVGLELGIKEIEIVQVNDKTVLEFFRDIFNSASQLGYGKDKFNMFQTVISHVTALGAKLGFTSDQIMEAYKQKNATNFERQANGY
- a CDS encoding antA/AntB antirepressor family protein, which translates into the protein MNQMKMIANEMLPVYENEYQEKFVNARELHDQMMVGKDFSTWIKNRIENYGFIEGEDFSPISVKSEYGRPKIDYLLTLDTGKEIAMVENNELGRAIRKYFIEVEKKHRKQQPQSIEDLIIMQAQSLKQVREDQEQLKKENKVITHRLDNIDRIDAIGDLQQRLNGMVKRYAQQEGLTFAKAWGEFRTAYNTAFHTNLKAKLNHYKNCHGLKSLTMPQYLSLTDSLEDAIRVADKMLNEIKKA
- a CDS encoding DUF1653 domain-containing protein; this translates as MRPKKGEFYKHFKGNTYMVQGLALHHETQEELVIYKSFKDEISWVRPLQEFMNDHPSGVKRFTKMEVHE
- a CDS encoding ATP-binding protein: MKSFKEIAGKVLQEVGEKECETCGSLYKIYETPRGPMGACKKCADDELKKNLKLPYLEELEQSKANNFIASFEKVSDDLKRASVNSYVPKHDSQIKAKQTAIKFVKEFEEKPSQSLVFSGDPGLGKSHLSYAIAKAVRSQQKKVLYIKVTDFLDHIKASYNKHSNVSEERIFEMAADLDLLVLDDIGSEYVKTNDTGHETWASDVLFKVFDMRLNKATICTTNYSERDLQEKYGNNGPRIISRMMNGATGIRLQGDDYRRQEAF
- a CDS encoding helix-turn-helix domain-containing protein — translated: MELDEKIGQRLKKERKKKGYTLREAGNRLGKSHSYMSQIENGKIPSLQTLEKLCAFYDIELSSLFGKEAEKPEGLDVEWIAFNEELKKEKITPQEAREYIEIVKTLRKLNKNE
- a CDS encoding helix-turn-helix domain-containing protein, which gives rise to MKILKPSEVAEILQCGEDHAREIMSWKDFPAFEINKSKSRVFRRVFEKDLYEWLEKQKTLREA
- a CDS encoding site-specific integrase, producing the protein MKGSIKKRGTTYSIRVDAGTDANGKRKQIRRSGFKTKKAAQEKINELLYDLQSGKQLFKEDITIQELFAKYDRIILSQSNTRTMEAYREGYKRFMKYLKQDTLTHIKPYHLQEAYSEMLDEYSIHSHNNSVTIISHLFEFAVDNEFIQKDPHKKIKMKKVPKTEIDVWTEEDINKFMNICHDDLYSRTMFALTLHTGMRKGEVRGLMWDDIDLSEKVIHIKRQLAPAKSQFNEWIPPKSESSRRPIYISNYLVNLLKKYKKHAWHPNISNGVFSNERGTAIATKTMSDRLDRYAFCAGIKRIRYHDLRHTHATILIQKGVNIKVVSDRLGHSDISITLNKYTHFDESSKREAAEVFESVTVS